A section of the Drosophila sechellia strain sech25 chromosome 3L, ASM438219v1, whole genome shotgun sequence genome encodes:
- the LOC6610814 gene encoding probable tubulin polyglutamylase TTLL1: MAVVWDMSQWTQAWRIDSLQPTVRSSGTRTTTSGTIMYGRTAGGANQSVTNGNSNSGANSGGGASGGAQGHDKLKIGFCTDLDKSVLVNNFEKRGWHQVNGDDDWHFYWAGVQTCRNIFSVDSGYRMHDNQMINHFPNHYELSRKDLLVKNIKRYRKDLERDGNPLAEKTESNNSSGTRYLYLDFVPTTFVLPADYNMFVEEYRKFPLSTWIMKPCGKSQGAGIFLINKLSKLKKWSREAKGPFHPQIAKESYVISRYIDNPLLIGGKKFDLRLYVLVASFRPLKAYLFKQGFCRFCTVKYDTSVTELDNMYVHLTNVSVQKHGGEYNILHGGKWSVQNLALYLEGTRGKEVTDRLFGAISWLIVHSLRAVAPVMASDRHCFECYGYDIIIDNALKPWLVEVNASPSLTSTTVNDRILKYKLIDNILSVVLPPDGVPDVRWNKVPSADALGNFELLIDEELAAQDEQHQNSSSNTHSKTSKMGSRWK; encoded by the coding sequence ATGGCCGTTGTTTGGGACATGAGTCAATGGACGCAGGCGTGGCGGATCGACAGTCTGCAGCCGACGGTCCGCTCGAGCGGTACAAGAACCACCACGAGCGGTACAATCATGTACGGTCGCACGGCGGGCGGTGCAAATCAATCCGTGACGAATGGCAACTCAAATAGTGGCGCAAATAGCGGCGGTGGTGCTAGCGGTGGTGCCCAGGGACACGATAAACTGAAAATTGGCTTCTGCACGGACCTGGACAAATCGGTTTTGGTCAACAATTTCGAGAAACGTGGCTGGCATCAGGTGAATGGCGATGATGATTGGCATTTCTATTGGGCCGGGGTGCAAACCTGCAGGAATATATTCAGTGTGGATAGTGGTTATAGGATGCACGATAACCAGATGATCAATCATTTTCCCAATCACTATGAGTTGTCACGCAAGGATTTACTGGTCAAGAACATCAAGCGTTATCGCAAGGACCTCGAGAGGGATGGCAATCCTTTGGCGGAGAAAACGGAATCCAATAACTCCAGTGGCACCAGATATCTATATCTGGACTTTGTGCCCACAACTTTTGTCCTGCCAGCCGATTATAATATGTTCGTGGAGGAGTATCGCAAATTTCCGTTGAGCACGTGGATTATGAAACCCTGTGGAAAATCCCAAGGAGCGGGTATATTCCTCATAAACAAACTATCCAAACTCAAGAAGTGGTCAAGAGAGGCCAAGGGTCCTTTTCACCCACAAATAGCCAAGGAATCGTATGTGATATCCAGATACATAGACAATCCACTACTGATTGGTGGTAAAAAATTTGATCTTCGTCTGTATGTTCTAGTCGCTTCATTCAGACCCCTAAAGGCTTATCTTTTTAAACAAGGATTCTGCCGTTTTTGTACCGTAAAATACGATACTAGTGTCACGGAACTGGATAATATGTACGTCCATCTGACCAATGTGAGTGTGCAGAAACATGGTGGCGAATACAATATCCTACATGGTGGCAAGTGGTCTGTGCAAAATCTGGCTCTCTATCTGGAAGGAACTCGGGGAAAAGAGGTTACGGATCGCTTGTTTGGAGCCATATCCTGGCTTATAGTGCACTCCTTGAGAGCTGTAGCTCCTGTGATGGCCAGTGATAGGCATTGTTTTGAGTGTTATGGCTACGACATCATCATAGACAATGCCTTGAAACCTTGGCTTGTGGAGGTGAATGCCTCACCGTCACTCACTTCGACTACAGTAAACGACAGGATTCTAAAATATAAACTGATTGACAACATATTGTCCGTGGTTCTACCCCCCGATGGAGTGCCCGATGTGCGTTGGAACAAGGTGCCCAGTGCCGATGCTTTGGGCAACTTTGAGCTGCTCATCGATGAGGAGCTGGCCGCCCAGGATGAACAACACcagaacagcagcagcaataccCATAGTAAAACATCCAAGATGGGCAGCCGTTGGAAGTGA